CGGTCGTTCCCCTGCCGTTGGGCGGCCTGTTGACCTACCCCTGGCAGAGCCTGGGCCTGGTCGGACTGGCGCTTTGCGGCCTGGCGGCCGTGGGCATGGCGCGCCACCCTGTGCTGCATGCCTGGCCGCTGCTCGGCGCCTGCCTGGCCCTGATCGTGCTCAGCGCCTATCCCAGCCTGACCCCGCGTGGCGTCCCTGCGCCGCTGCGGCCCGCGCCCGTCGCCATCTACGGCGGGGCTGACCAGCAGATCATCCTGGTGGACATGGCAACCACGGGCGATCTGCAGCCGGGCGGAATGGTGAGCGCCACACTGACCTGGCAGGCTTGGCAGCCGCCCGATTTCGATTATAATTTTTACCTGCATGTCCTCGACGCTAACGACCAGCGCTGGGGACAGACCGATACCCAACCGGTGTCAGGTCAACCCATGACGCAATGGCGAGTGGGTCAGGTCATCACCGGCACGGTGGCAGTGGCGGTCAGCCCTGACGCACCCTCGCCGCTGCACTTGGCCTTCGGTCTCTACGACTGGCGGACCGGCGCACGTTTGCCAGCCCTGCTGAGGTGAACTTTCGTGGATCGCTTCATTTCAACCGAAACCCTGATCATCGAGCTGCTCCTGGTCGCCTCCCTGGTGGCGATCCTGGTGCGACGCCTGCGCGTTCCCTACACGGTAGCCCTGGTTCTGGTCGGCCTGGTGCTCACCCTACAGCAGCCGTTGGAACTGAGCTTGACGCCGGAGTTGATCCTGGCGCTGCTGGTGCCCCCGCTGGTGTTCGAAGCCGCGTTTCATATCAACTTCACCGAGCTGCGCCGCAACCTGCCGGGTATCCTGCTGCTGGCCGTGGTTGGCGTGATCCTTTCCACCCTCATCGTGGGCGGCGCGGTCAGCCTGGTGACGCCGCTTTCCCTGCCGATTGCACTCGTCTTCGGCGCGCTCATCTCGGCGACCGATCCCGTGGCGGTGGTGGCCCTCTTTCGCGCCCTGGGCGCGCCGCGGCGGTTGGCGCTGCTGGTCGAAGGCGAAAGTCTGTTGAACGACGGCACCGCCATCGTCCTCTTCAACCTGGTTTTGGCCGCGGCCCTGACCGGCCACTTCGACCTACTGAACGGCGTGGCCGACTTCTTGCGAGTCTCCGCGGGCGGCGTCGTCGTGGGGCTGGCGCTGGGCTGGATCGCCGCACAGATCATTGCCCGCGTCGACGATTACTTGATCGAAACCACCCTGACCACAGTGCTGGCCTTTGGCGCGTACCTGGTGGCGGAACGGCTGCACTTCAGCGGCGTGCTGGCCGTCGTCGTTGCCGGCCTGGTCAACGGCAACATAGGCCCCCAGGGCATGAGCCCGACGACGCGCATCGTCCTGTTCAACTTCTGGGAATATGTCGCCTTTCTTGCCAACTCGTTCATCTTCTTGCTGATCGGCCTGCAAGTCAACGTGCCGACGCTGCTTGCCAACTGGCAGCCTATTGCCTGGGCCATCGTGGCCGTCCTGGCGGCCCGTTCTATCGTCACGTACAGCCTCGGCTGGGTGGTCAATCGCTTCTCTGACCCACTGCCCCTGCGTTGGCTGCACGTGTTGAACTGGGGCGGTCTGCGCGGGGCCATTGCCCTGGCTCTGGCCCTCAGCCTGCCGGCCGACCTCGGCCCGCAGCGCGAACTGGTGCGCATCATGGCCTTTGGCGTGGTGCTGTTTACCCTGCTCGGGCAAAGCACTACCATGCGACCCTTGCTGCGCGTGTTGGCCATTGTGACCCGCAATCCGATTCAGATGCAGTACGAGTTGCGCCATGCTCGCCTGATGACCTTCCGCGCGGCCGCCACGCATCTCGACAGTCTCTATCGAGACGGCTTCATTTCGGAGCAGGCTTGGGAGACCCTGCGGCCAGAACTGCTCAGACAGGTGGAAACGATTGCGCACAGCGTGCGCGACTTGCAGCGCATGTATCCCGAACTCACCACCGAGGAACTGGAGAGCGCCCGCCGCGAACTGCTGCGCGCCCAGCGCAGCGCGCTGATGAGCATGCGCCGTGATGCGATCATCTCCGAGGAAGCGTTCGAACTGCTGGCCTCCGAAGTGGACACTCTGCTGATGAGCGAAGATTTCATGCCGCCAGAACCGCCGGTTGGCCACGCGGGCGCAAGCGCACCGACCAACGACAGCGCCCGGCCGAAGAATTCTTCCTGATGGCCTAAGCTGGGCGTCAGGCGCGCCGTTCTCTGTGACCCTGATTTGCGCCGGCCGCGATTGACGCCGGGCGTGCTTTGTGCTATAAGATGGGCAACGGAGGCCTGGCGCCTCCGTCATGTCAGCCATTCCAGCGGAGCAGATCAATGCCGATAGTCAGCCAACGTCGTGGGGAGCGACGCGCCCGTATCATCGCCCCACCCTGGTTGGCCCTGGGCCTTGTGCTTCTATTTTCCCTGCCTGCCCTGGCCCCCTTTGCCCAGCCCGGCTACTTCTGGGGCGCGCATGATGCCCGCCACAACGTCTATTTCCTCTTCGAATTCAACCGCGCCTGGCAGGATGGCATCTTCTTTCCACGCTGGGCGCCCGATTTTGCCTTTGGCTACGGCTACCCCTTCTGGATCGTCTACGCGCCGCTGGCCACCTACCTGAGCCAGGCCTTTCATCTGCTTGGCTTCGGCTGGGAAGCTGCGGTCGAACTGGTCTTCGGCCTGAGCATCATCGCCTCCGGCCTGGCTATGGCCGGTTTCGTGACCAGTTGGGCCGGACGCCGCAGCGGCCTGGTGGCTGGGCTGGCCTACATCTACATTCCCTACCACCTGGTTGACCTCTACGTGCGCGGCGCCCTGGCCGAATCGGTCGCCCTGGTTTTCCTGCCGCTCTGCCTGTGGGCCTTTCGGGAGACGGTCCGCCGCCCGCGCCTCTCCGCCTTCGGCGGCGCGGCCCTGGCCTTTGGCGGCCTGATGCTCACCAGCAACCTGGTGGCGCTCGTCTTTGCCTCTGTCCTGGCCGCGTACCTGCTGCTGCATGTGCTGCGCCGCCTCGCTGCCACGCAACCCTGGCGCGACTGGTCGTCGGAGTCTATTCTGCCGCTGTTGGGCAACCTGCTGCATCTGTCGCTGCCGTCACTCCTGGCCCTCGCCCTCGGCTTTGGCCTCAGCGCCGCCTTCAGCCTGCCGGCCCTGACCGAGTTTCGCTTTGTCAACCGCGAGCAGTGGTACGGTCAGTATTACAACCCGTTCAATCACTTTGTCACCTGGTCCCAGTTGTTCGACCCCACCTGGGGCTTCGGCATCAGCCAACCCGGGCCAAACGATCCGATCAGCTTTCAACTGGGCATCGTCCCGTTCGTTCTCAGCCTGCTCGGCATGGCGGCCCTGCTCAGCCGCCGTCCGCCGACCGCTGCCGCTGCCCGTGCCGCGTCTGCCGACCTGCGCGCCGAAGCCTGGTTCTTCGCCATCTTGACCCTGGTCGCCGTCTATCTGATGCTGCCGGCCTCGGCCTGGGCCTGGCAGTGGCTGCCCAATGTCAAGTTCGCCCAATTCCCCTGGCGCTATCTGATGCTAACCGCGGTCAGCCTGTCTGTCCTGCCCGCGCTGCTGGTGGCCGAGAGTCCGCGACCGCCGGCCGCCGAACAAACAGCCGCAGTCAAGACGCCATCCCCAATGGCCGGTCTGGCCGCCTTGGGCCTGTGTGGACTGCTCCTGCTGGGCAGCGCCGCGTATCTCCAGGTCCAGGTCCGGGAGCCAACGCCGCAGCAAGGCCCGGTGTCCTATGCGGCGCTCATGCGCTTCGAACAGTCCGCCAACGAGATGACCGGCGTCCCGGTGTTCAATCGTGAGATCCCAACCTGGTCGGCCATGGCCGAAGCGCATGTCCGCGGGCAACCGGTGACCACCCATGTGGATTACAGCCGCGTGCCGCAAGACCTGACCCTGGCCGTGGATGTGCGCGAGCACGGCAGCGCGCACGAACTGGTCTGGGTACACAGTGGCCTGCCCGATCAACGCCTGGCCTTCAACATCGCCTACTTTCCCGGTTGGACGGCCTATCTCTATGCGGATGACAACAACCGGCCGGGGCCTCTGCTGCGCACCGTGCCCCTCAGCGAGCACGACATCGTCGGCCCCTACGGGCAGATCGGCGTGCCCATTCCAGAGGGCGAGTATTTTCTTCTGCTGCGCTTCGAGGATACACCGGTGCGCATGCTGGGCAGAATGGTCAGCGCCCTGTCCGCGGCCGCTCTGCTGCTGGCCTGGGTCGTGCGCGGCCGCTGGCGGCGTTGATTCACCGACGCGACGCGGCGCATGACCATGATGATGAACGAAGGCGAAATGGTATCTTCTCAATTTGTAGGGGCGCACCCTTGCGGTCGCCCACGCGGGCAGGCGCAAGGCCATGCCCCTACCCCGGATGATTGAGATACACGAAATGCAGGGACGAGACCAATGAACCAACATCCAATAACTGCTGCTTGCAGAGACGTTACCGATGACTGGGGGCCGTACGTGGGGTCTTTAGTCGCCGCAACCGAAGTGGACACCCTGGCCGCGGCCTACGGCGCGCCGCTGCGCCGGCTCTACCTGCTGCCCGCGAACGACTATCTCTTTTATACGCGGCAAGAGAAGATGCTGGATCGCCGCGGCGAAGTCGGTATTTGCCTGCGTCGCCCCAACGGCAATTTTCTGCTGCACACCAAGAACCTCTATCCAGGCCTTTATCGCCTGCCGACCGGCGGTATCCACTGGCATGAGGGTGTCGAAGAGGCTGTGCATCGTGAAATGCACGAGGAAACCGGCCTGGCCCTGCACAACCTGCGCTTTCTGGCCGTCATCGGCTACGAGATGCACCTGCATGACTATGTGCTGCCCTTTGTGACCTACCTCTGGTATGCCGAAGAGGCCGGCGGCACGCTGCGTGCGGATGGCGTCGAGGTCGCTGGTTTTAGCGAGCTGCCGCTTAGCAGCTTTGCCTGGATTGCCCGCCAGTTGCGCGCCACGCCCGCGCCACGCCTGGCCTGGGGCGCCTGGCGCGCCATCGCCCATGACATCGCATACGAGTTGCTCACCAGCCCATGACTCGCATCTCCTCCACGCGCAACGTCCTGACCTGGTTGGGGCTGCTGCTGGCTCTAACGATACCGGCCTGGGCGGCGCTGCTGGCTCCCGGCTACTTCTTCGGCGCGCACGACGCCCATCACAGCGTTTTTTACCTGGTGGAGTTCGATGCGGCCATTCGCGATGGGGCCTGGTGGCCGCGCTGGGGGCCTGATCACGCCATGGGCTACGGCTACCCCTTCTGGGTGGTCTATGCGCCGTTCGCCTACTACGTGGCTGAAGCCTTCCACCTGCTGGGGCTGGGCTTCACCGCGGCGGTCAAAGACACCTTCTTGCTGGCCTTCTTGCTGAGCGCAGCCGGCATGTTCCTGCTCGTGCGGCGCTGGTGGGGTGACGCGGCTGGGTTGATTGCGGGGCTGCTCTACACCTACGCGCCCTATCATCTCGTCAACATCTACGTGCGCGCCGCCCTGGCCGAGTTCTGGGCCATGGTCTGGTTTCCCTGGATTTTGCTGGCCTGGGAGCGCTTGCTCGAAAAACCAGGCGATCGCCGCCGCCTGGCGCTGGCCGCGCTCAGCCTGGCCGCGCTTTTCATCAGTCACACGGTCGCCATGCTCTTTTTCACGCCGTGGCTGGTCGCCTATCTGCTCTTTCGCCTGCTTCTGCCCCTGGCGCAGGGCAGACGCCCCCGGCGTCATGCTGCCGCAGGCGAGCGATTGAAATCGCGCCTGGTGGGCGTACCGCCGGGCGTCCACCTGCGTGGACGCGATGCCGGTAGTACCAGGCGGGTCAACCCCGCTGCACGCAGGGATGCCTGGCGCTCGGACCTCCGCGCCGTCGTGCGCGCGGCGCAGTCCCTGCTGGCCGCGGGCCTGCTGGCGGTGGGGCTGGCGGCCATCTTCTTATTCCCCCTGCTGGCTGAACAACGTTACATCGGCCAGGCCGTCTGGGTGCGCAACTCCTATCAGGTGGAGACCAACCTGATCTATTTCCACCAGCTCTTCTCCACGTCCTGGGGCTTCGGCTACAGCGTGGCCGGGCCAGATGATGGCATGAGCTTTCAGCTTGGCCTGGCCCCCTTGCTGCTCGCCGTGGGTGGCGTGGGGTACAGCGTGCGTCGCCGGGGCCAGCACCGCGGCTTACTGGCCTTTTTCCTGCTGACCACGGTAATCATCGCCGGCATGATGCTTGTGCCGGCCGCCGCTGTGTGGCAATGGCTGCCCCTGGGCGACCTCATTCAGTTTCCCTGGCGGCTGCTGACGCTGACCGCCCTCGCGCTGGCTATCATGGGCGGCGCCAGTGTGCAGATCCTGGCTGTCGCCATCGGCGACGAGCGCAGAGACGTTGACCATGCATCCGCAGCCGAGACGAATCGGCGCCCGGCCGTTTTTGTGCTGGCGCTATTCATCATCATCGCCAGCGCCGCTTTCTTGCAGCCACAGTGGACTCCCATCACCGCGCGCGACGAAAGTCCCCTGGCGATCATGGACTTCGAAATGGAGCATCCCGACATGATTGGCGTCATGCAAGGGACGCAACAGCCCTTCGAGGAGACGCCGCTGCTGGCGCAGTACCTGGCCGGTGAGCCGCTGCAGAAGGCGGCCATCGTGCAGGGCGCGGGCACGGTCACCATGCTGGCGCATGGCGCTCGTTCAGGCCGCCTACGCGTGGACGCCGCGACGCCGGTGCAACTGGTCTACTACACTTACAACTTCCCTGGCTGGACGCTCACCGCGAACGGGCGGCCGCTCGAAATCATCACGCGGCCGCCCTATGGCCTGATCGGGTTCGAGCTGCCGGCCGGTACGCACCTCGTCACCCTGCGCATGGGCACGACCCCTGCGCGCCGCGCCGGCGACATCGTCTCCGGGCTGAGCCTGCTGATCGTTGTGCTGCTCCTGTGGCGCCGGCGCAAATGACTGCGATGCCTACGCCAGCCCGTGCGTTCGCTTGAAACCAGTGACCGTATTTTGCAGCAGCATGGCGATCGTCATCGGCCCGACGCCGCCCGGCACCGGAGTGATGGCGCTGGCGACTTCCTTTGCCTCGTCGAAAGCCACGTCGCCCACCAGGCGCGACCCGCTCTTCTTACTCGCATCCTCGATACGGTTGATGCCCACATCAATCACCACCGCGCCCGGCTTCAGCCAATCGCCGCGGATCATCTGCGGCCGGCCAATGGCAGCCACCACAATGTCTGCCTGGCGCACCCTGGCCGGCAAGTCACGCGTGCGGCTGTGGCACACCGTCACCGTGGCGTCGTGATTGCGCAGCAGCGCGGCCATGGGAATGCCCACGATGTTGCTGCGACCGACGACCACCGCGTCGGCGCCGCTGATGGGCACACCGACGCTTTCCAGCAGCGTCAGGCAGCCCAGCGGTGTGCAGGGCACAAAGAGCGGCGGCCGCCCCTTCATGTTCAACCGCCCAATGTTGATCGGATGAAAGCCATCCACATCCTTCTCCAGGCTGATGGTGCTCAGCACCGCCTCTTCATCCAGACCCGCGGGCAGCGGCAGCTGCACCAGAATGCCATCAATGGCCGGGTTGGCACTCAGGTCGCGCACCAGCGCCTCCAGGTCCGCCTGGCTGATAGACGCGGGCAGTTCATGTCCAAACGACTCGACGCCGATCTCGGCGCATGCCTTGCGTTTAGAGCTGACATAAGCCTGCGATGCCGGATTCTCGCCCACAAGCACGGTGGCCAGCCCGGGCACGCGACCGGTCTTTTCGCGTAGCGCGGCCACTTCCAGGGTCAGATCCGCGCGAATGCGCGCGGCCACAGCTTTGCCGTCAATGATAGTTGCCGTCATGATGATTCTCGCTTCTCGGTTTGATGCGGTGACGCGCGCCATGCCGGCGACGTTCACCATCCTGGATCAGGGATTAGGGCTGAAATACCACATCCAGCGCGACCCGCGCATCTCGCGCACGATGTCGGTCGTCGAAAGGACGCCCACCGGGACGTGTATCCCGTTCGGCCCGGCCTCGGTCACCACCACGCGATGGATGTGCTTCTCGACCATCAGCTTCATGGCCTCGGTCACTGTGCTGTCCAGGCTGGCCGTGACGACACTGCGGGTCATGATGTCGGCCGCTGTCTTGCCTTCCAAAGGCTGCCCATAGTGCGGAATGACGTCCATGTGCGAGATGATGCCCGTCAAATCACCGTCGGGACTGGTGACGACAATCGCGTGAACTTCCGTGTCTGCCAGCACGCGCACAACCTCCGTCACGGCCGTGTTGGGATGGCAGGCAATGACACCCTTGTGCATGATGTCTTTGACAATTTTGACCGACATGAAGTCCCCCTTTCTATTGCTGTGGAATCAGGTTGGGGCGCACCCCTGTGGTCGCCCCGGTGGGTGGGCACACAGCCGCGCCCCGCCTATGGCTCACAGTGTAGCAGGTTGTCATCAGGACGCAATGACGCAGGTCAGGTCAATCATGAGAAACCCGTTTGCAGAAATGCAGAAACCCGTTTGCTGCGAGAAAACGGGTTTCTAGACCTGGTGAACGTCCGTGCGATCCAGATAGGTCAACAGATAGGCCGTGCGACCGGCCGGCACCGATTCATAAAACACGGTAAAACCGGCCTCTACCTCCAGGGCGAACGCGGCCTGTGCCTCGACCACCACGCTGATGCCACCGCCGTGGTCGGCCAGCGCATCCAGCCGAATGCGGTTGTCGCCCAGGCGCGCATCCACCCGCGACGGCACCGCTTCGATGCGCCAGACGACGCGATTCTCAGCCGCCACGATCTCGACTACAGCCTGCGCAGCGCTGATTTGTAAACCAGTCATAATTTATCGTTTCGTTTCGCGCCTGTGGGCGGCTTGTGCGTCCTTTTGGCGAGCGCTTCGCCCTTCAACGCGCCCTTCAACGCGCCCTGTGCTATAATTGGGTAACGCGGCCATGCGCGGGCCGCCAGACAACCTGGGACAGGCAAATATGCTCGCTCAACAATCACCGGCGGCACGACGCCCCCTCATCCTGATCTTGACCGCGTTCCTGCTCCTGGGCCTTGTGACCAGCAGTATCAACCCGTTGTTCGAGTCACCGGATGAAGACCTGCACTTTCAATACGTGCGCTGGCTGCGCCAGGGTTATGGTTTGCCGCCGGCCCAGGCCGCCGCGGACCTGCCCATGCGCCAGATCGCGGCCCAACCGCCGCTCTACTACCTCCTGGCTCACTGGTTGACCCTGCCCATTGACATCAGCGACGCCGATCAGGTCATTCGCCCAAATCCATATGCCAGCAGCGATCAGGTAGGCAGCACCGCCAACCTCAATCACGTCATTCACGGGGCCGATGCGACGTGGCCTGGCCGCGGCGCCGTGCTTGCCATGCGCGTGCTGCGCTTGTTCTCCTTGCTGCTCGGTGCGGTCACAGTGGCTGGCACGTTTGCCCTGGCCTGGCAGGTTTTTCCCAATCAGCCTTCGATCGCGCACCTGGCCGCACTCTTCGTGGCTGGCAATCCGCAGTTCATCTTCATCAGCACGTCGGTCAATAACGATAACCTGGTCATCGCCGCCACCACGCTGACCTTGCTGCTCCTGGCGCGCACGCTCAATCGTCCGCCCACCACCCGACGCCTGGTCATGCTTGGCCTCGCGTTGGGCCTGGCAACCCTGACCAAGCAAAACGCCTTGCCGCTGCTCCCCCTCACCTTCATCATCCTGACCGCCTTTGCCCTGGTGGAGCGTTCCTGGGGATACTTTTGGCGTTGGCACGGCATCACCTTTGGCCTGGCCTTTCTCGTCGCAGGGTGGTGGTATGTCCGCAACCTGCTGCTCAGCGGCAACGTTTTTGGTCTGCGCAGTCTCTTTGATCTTCTCCCCCCGCGGCCTGACTGGCCGTCCTGGAGCGAATTCGCCATGCACGGCGCCCGCGCCTGGCGTTCGTTTTGGGCGCTGTTCGGCTGGCTCAATGTGCCCCCGCCGGCCTGGGTCTATGTCGTCTACAATATCCTGGCCATCATCGGGGCCATTGGCTGCCTGGGTGCATTGATCGTCTGGTGGCGTTTCAATCGCGGTCGTCTCAACGAGCATACGGCCGGCGAACACCTGGCGCGCGCCGCACGCGGCAGTTCACTTCAGTTATGGCTGCTCATCATCTGGTGCGCCATCGTTTTCGTATCGGTGTGGGGCTGGACCACCCTCTACCCGCCCCAGGGTCGCTATCTGTTCCCGGCCCTGGCAGCCTTTGCTGTGCTCTGGGCCGCCGGGGTCAACACGTTGACGCCCTTTGTTTGGCGCCACCGCGTGGGCCTGTGGCTCGGCGCTGGCCTGGTGACCCTGGCCCTCATCATCCCCTGGCTCAGTATCGTGCCGGCCTATGCCGTACCAGCCGCGCCCACGCCGGCGGCTGTCGCCGCGGCCAGCGCCGTGGAGACCACTTTCGATCAAACCCTGCGCCTGCGCGCGGTTACGGTAACGCCCAACGACCTGACACCCGGCCAAACCGTGGCGGTCACGCTCTTCTGGCAGGCTCTGACCGCACCTGGCGCCGATTACAGCATCAGCCTGACCATCGTGGACGATGCCGGCCTGGTCATCTTGCGCCAGGACAGCTTCCCCGCCCGTGGCAACTACGTCACCAGCCGCTGGCGGGCCGGCGAGCAGGTACGCGATGAGCATCTGCTCACGCTGCCGCTCAGCGCACCCGCGCCCTGCGTGTGTCGCCTGGTGGTCAGCGTAACCCGCGCCGCTGACGGGACGCCTGTCAGCGCCAGTCCGGCCACCCTCTTTCAGGTGTCCCTGGGCGATCTGCGCATCCACCCGCGGCTCGGCCTGGCCGGCATACCCAATCCGGTGGCCTGGAATTTCGATGACCAGATCGAACTGGTGGGCTACGATGTCAATCGTCGCAGCCTTGCGCCCGGCCAGACCCTCGACCTGGCCCTGTTCTGGCGGCCGCTGCAACGGCTGCGCACCAATTACGTTGTGGTCACAAGTTTGCGCCCGCCGGCCAATGGCGCGGCGGCAGTTGACGCCGAGCCGATCAGTACCACCAATGTCACCCCGGCGCAAGACTGGCAGGTTGGACGATTGCGCGAGGAACACTATCGCCTGACCATACCGGCCAACGCAGCCATCGGCGAGTACGACATCCTGGTCAGCATTTTCGACTCATCCACGCAGTTTCAGTTACCCGTCAACCTGACGGCAAAGGCTGCCATGCTGGGTCGCGTGCAGATACGGTAAAAACCGCGCCCTGGCGGCTAGAAATCCTTCGCCTCCGGCGCCACCAGCACAATGCCGGTCCAGCGCATTTGTCCCTGCTGTGCGCCCAGATAGAGGAATGCTGACCACGTACCGTCTTCGCCCCACCCGGTGCTGTAGGCAACATGCTCGACCCCCGGCGGTACTCCACCGCTGTCTTGCAGTAACG
This genomic window from Candidatus Amarolinea dominans contains:
- a CDS encoding CBS domain-containing protein, with product MSVKIVKDIMHKGVIACHPNTAVTEVVRVLADTEVHAIVVTSPDGDLTGIISHMDVIPHYGQPLEGKTAADIMTRSVVTASLDSTVTEAMKLMVEKHIHRVVVTEAGPNGIHVPVGVLSTTDIVREMRGSRWMWYFSPNP
- a CDS encoding Na+/H+ antiporter, giving the protein MDRFISTETLIIELLLVASLVAILVRRLRVPYTVALVLVGLVLTLQQPLELSLTPELILALLVPPLVFEAAFHINFTELRRNLPGILLLAVVGVILSTLIVGGAVSLVTPLSLPIALVFGALISATDPVAVVALFRALGAPRRLALLVEGESLLNDGTAIVLFNLVLAAALTGHFDLLNGVADFLRVSAGGVVVGLALGWIAAQIIARVDDYLIETTLTTVLAFGAYLVAERLHFSGVLAVVVAGLVNGNIGPQGMSPTTRIVLFNFWEYVAFLANSFIFLLIGLQVNVPTLLANWQPIAWAIVAVLAARSIVTYSLGWVVNRFSDPLPLRWLHVLNWGGLRGAIALALALSLPADLGPQRELVRIMAFGVVLFTLLGQSTTMRPLLRVLAIVTRNPIQMQYELRHARLMTFRAAATHLDSLYRDGFISEQAWETLRPELLRQVETIAHSVRDLQRMYPELTTEELESARRELLRAQRSALMSMRRDAIISEEAFELLASEVDTLLMSEDFMPPEPPVGHAGASAPTNDSARPKNSS
- a CDS encoding DUF2142 domain-containing protein produces the protein MLAQQSPAARRPLILILTAFLLLGLVTSSINPLFESPDEDLHFQYVRWLRQGYGLPPAQAAADLPMRQIAAQPPLYYLLAHWLTLPIDISDADQVIRPNPYASSDQVGSTANLNHVIHGADATWPGRGAVLAMRVLRLFSLLLGAVTVAGTFALAWQVFPNQPSIAHLAALFVAGNPQFIFISTSVNNDNLVIAATTLTLLLLARTLNRPPTTRRLVMLGLALGLATLTKQNALPLLPLTFIILTAFALVERSWGYFWRWHGITFGLAFLVAGWWYVRNLLLSGNVFGLRSLFDLLPPRPDWPSWSEFAMHGARAWRSFWALFGWLNVPPPAWVYVVYNILAIIGAIGCLGALIVWWRFNRGRLNEHTAGEHLARAARGSSLQLWLLIIWCAIVFVSVWGWTTLYPPQGRYLFPALAAFAVLWAAGVNTLTPFVWRHRVGLWLGAGLVTLALIIPWLSIVPAYAVPAAPTPAAVAAASAVETTFDQTLRLRAVTVTPNDLTPGQTVAVTLFWQALTAPGADYSISLTIVDDAGLVILRQDSFPARGNYVTSRWRAGEQVRDEHLLTLPLSAPAPCVCRLVVSVTRAADGTPVSASPATLFQVSLGDLRIHPRLGLAGIPNPVAWNFDDQIELVGYDVNRRSLAPGQTLDLALFWRPLQRLRTNYVVVTSLRPPANGAAAVDAEPISTTNVTPAQDWQVGRLREEHYRLTIPANAAIGEYDILVSIFDSSTQFQLPVNLTAKAAMLGRVQIR
- a CDS encoding NUDIX hydrolase; this translates as MGSLVAATEVDTLAAAYGAPLRRLYLLPANDYLFYTRQEKMLDRRGEVGICLRRPNGNFLLHTKNLYPGLYRLPTGGIHWHEGVEEAVHREMHEETGLALHNLRFLAVIGYEMHLHDYVLPFVTYLWYAEEAGGTLRADGVEVAGFSELPLSSFAWIARQLRATPAPRLAWGAWRAIAHDIAYELLTSP
- a CDS encoding glycosyltransferase family 39 protein; the protein is MPIVSQRRGERRARIIAPPWLALGLVLLFSLPALAPFAQPGYFWGAHDARHNVYFLFEFNRAWQDGIFFPRWAPDFAFGYGYPFWIVYAPLATYLSQAFHLLGFGWEAAVELVFGLSIIASGLAMAGFVTSWAGRRSGLVAGLAYIYIPYHLVDLYVRGALAESVALVFLPLCLWAFRETVRRPRLSAFGGAALAFGGLMLTSNLVALVFASVLAAYLLLHVLRRLAATQPWRDWSSESILPLLGNLLHLSLPSLLALALGFGLSAAFSLPALTEFRFVNREQWYGQYYNPFNHFVTWSQLFDPTWGFGISQPGPNDPISFQLGIVPFVLSLLGMAALLSRRPPTAAAARAASADLRAEAWFFAILTLVAVYLMLPASAWAWQWLPNVKFAQFPWRYLMLTAVSLSVLPALLVAESPRPPAAEQTAAVKTPSPMAGLAALGLCGLLLLGSAAYLQVQVREPTPQQGPVSYAALMRFEQSANEMTGVPVFNREIPTWSAMAEAHVRGQPVTTHVDYSRVPQDLTLAVDVREHGSAHELVWVHSGLPDQRLAFNIAYFPGWTAYLYADDNNRPGPLLRTVPLSEHDIVGPYGQIGVPIPEGEYFLLLRFEDTPVRMLGRMVSALSAAALLLAWVVRGRWRR
- the folD gene encoding bifunctional methylenetetrahydrofolate dehydrogenase/methenyltetrahydrofolate cyclohydrolase FolD codes for the protein MTATIIDGKAVAARIRADLTLEVAALREKTGRVPGLATVLVGENPASQAYVSSKRKACAEIGVESFGHELPASISQADLEALVRDLSANPAIDGILVQLPLPAGLDEEAVLSTISLEKDVDGFHPINIGRLNMKGRPPLFVPCTPLGCLTLLESVGVPISGADAVVVGRSNIVGIPMAALLRNHDATVTVCHSRTRDLPARVRQADIVVAAIGRPQMIRGDWLKPGAVVIDVGINRIEDASKKSGSRLVGDVAFDEAKEVASAITPVPGGVGPMTIAMLLQNTVTGFKRTHGLA